A window of the SAR202 cluster bacterium genome harbors these coding sequences:
- a CDS encoding DUF4389 domain-containing protein: MVTLEPPAASSPPSPSYPGIRLDVAYPEKLSRGTLLLKTFLGWIYIWIPHGIVLYILGILARLAIFVSFFVILFTKKYPKGLFDFVVGVQSWNLRVQTHASLLLNDKYPPFSLSAQDYPTRLEVDNPPVLSRLFVVLKLLFGWLYVGIPHGVILFFYLIGVVFVTIFAWFHILFTGKYPRSVFNFVIGYLRWQERVTAYLSLQRDEYPPFHGRP, translated from the coding sequence ATGGTTACTTTAGAGCCGCCAGCCGCTTCCTCTCCACCGTCTCCCAGCTACCCAGGCATCCGCCTAGACGTCGCCTACCCCGAGAAGCTCTCCCGCGGCACCCTTCTCCTCAAGACTTTCCTCGGCTGGATTTACATCTGGATTCCCCACGGCATTGTCCTCTACATCCTGGGTATCCTAGCCAGGCTTGCCATCTTCGTATCCTTCTTCGTCATCCTTTTCACCAAGAAGTATCCCAAAGGCCTCTTTGACTTTGTTGTCGGTGTTCAATCCTGGAATCTGCGAGTGCAAACCCACGCTTCCCTTCTCCTTAACGACAAATATCCGCCCTTCTCCCTATCGGCCCAGGACTATCCCACGCGGCTAGAAGTGGACAACCCCCCTGTCCTCTCTCGTCTCTTCGTTGTGTTGAAACTTCTCTTTGGCTGGCTCTATGTGGGCATACCCCACGGCGTCATCCTTTTCTTCTACTTAATCGGCGTCGTTTTCGTGACCATCTTCGCCTGGTTCCACATCCTCTTCACCGGCAAGTATCCGCGAAGTGTCTTCAACTTCGTCATCGGCTACTTGCGATGGCAAGAGCGCGTCACCGCGTACCTGAGTCTCCAGCGCGACGAGTATCCTCCCTTCCATGGCCGGCCTTGA
- a CDS encoding MBL fold metallo-hydrolase, whose translation MLVKQIRIESLGNSSYIVGSQDAKICAVIDPARDVDLYIREAEALGMKIAYALETHLHNDFISGSRELAARTGCPIAASAVGGLAFDHRALKPGDTINIGEVRLQVIATPGHTPEHISFEATDTSKGGGSHALFSGGALMVGGVARSELLGKQLAPFLGRWFHRTITREFKPLDDAIDVYPTHGGGSFCMASASTGGSHATTTTIGQERRTNPFFMAETEEDFLQLALGDLPSYPAYYKRMSAINRQGPKILGWLPQLFPLSSKEVWTRVQGDGIAIDTRKPDAFTAGHIPRAYSITAGDTLGTWVGWLVEPGKPLVFVLDDPSKSESLVRQLIRIGYDSLDGYLEGGMDAWRKARLPVSTLKTASAKELYRKLETGHGPQPLDVRFAHEWQGGHLPGALKIELGDLPEHTGGLPRHMAYATVCAACFRASTAASILEREGFNDVTLLVGGNNAWKESGLPLEGRQN comes from the coding sequence ATGCTGGTCAAGCAAATTCGCATCGAAAGCCTCGGCAACTCCTCTTACATCGTCGGCTCCCAGGACGCCAAGATCTGCGCCGTCATCGATCCCGCCCGCGACGTGGACCTCTACATCCGCGAGGCCGAAGCCCTGGGTATGAAGATCGCCTACGCCCTAGAAACGCATCTCCATAACGACTTCATCTCCGGCAGCCGCGAGCTGGCCGCCCGCACCGGTTGCCCCATCGCCGCCAGCGCCGTCGGCGGCCTCGCCTTCGACCACCGCGCCCTCAAGCCCGGCGACACCATAAACATTGGCGAGGTCCGCCTTCAGGTCATCGCCACCCCCGGCCACACGCCCGAACACATCTCCTTCGAGGCCACTGACACCTCCAAAGGCGGTGGATCCCACGCCCTTTTCAGCGGCGGCGCTCTCATGGTCGGCGGCGTCGCCCGCAGCGAGCTCCTGGGCAAGCAGCTCGCCCCCTTCCTGGGCCGGTGGTTCCACCGCACCATCACCCGCGAGTTCAAGCCCCTGGATGACGCCATCGACGTCTATCCCACCCACGGCGGCGGCTCCTTCTGTATGGCCTCCGCCTCCACCGGAGGAAGCCACGCCACCACGACCACCATCGGCCAGGAGCGACGCACCAACCCCTTCTTTATGGCCGAGACGGAGGAAGACTTCCTACAGCTAGCCCTTGGCGACCTCCCCTCCTACCCCGCCTACTACAAGCGCATGTCCGCCATCAACCGCCAAGGCCCTAAAATCCTTGGCTGGCTCCCCCAGCTTTTCCCCCTCTCCTCCAAAGAGGTCTGGACACGAGTCCAGGGTGACGGCATCGCCATCGACACCCGCAAGCCCGATGCCTTCACCGCCGGTCACATCCCCCGCGCCTACTCCATAACCGCCGGCGACACCCTTGGCACCTGGGTAGGATGGCTCGTCGAGCCCGGCAAGCCCCTGGTCTTCGTCCTCGACGACCCTTCCAAAAGCGAAAGCTTAGTCCGCCAGCTTATCCGCATCGGCTACGACTCCCTGGACGGCTACCTGGAGGGCGGCATGGACGCCTGGCGCAAGGCCCGTCTACCCGTGTCTACCCTCAAGACTGCCAGCGCTAAGGAGCTATACCGAAAGCTGGAGACCGGCCACGGCCCTCAGCCTTTAGACGTGCGGTTTGCCCACGAGTGGCAAGGCGGTCATCTCCCCGGCGCGCTGAAAATCGAGCTGGGCGACTTGCCGGAACACACCGGCGGCCTCCCCCGCCACATGGCCTACGCCACCGTCTGCGCCGCCTGCTTCCGCGCCTCCACCGCCGCCAGCATCCTTGAACGCGAAGGCTTTAACGATGTGACGCTGCTGGTCGGCGGCAACAACGCGTGGAAGGAGTCAGGGCTGCCGTTGGAGGGGAGGCAAAACTAA